From Myxococcus stipitatus, the proteins below share one genomic window:
- a CDS encoding efflux RND transporter permease subunit, with the protein MARSLRQRWFEGFIQVAVSRPWYVLLAAALLTLGGMALASRLEFRGSFVELLPQGAREVQDLTRVSQKAGGDGYLVILAKGDTPERLKAYARELKARLEALPEVRYVEHSYDVEFFRQHGLLLLPADRLAELRKDLAARVRYERQQANPFYIDLGATPPPPSFEEISRKHSPDVSMREYLSNAEGTEVYLMLKPMGTAGDLDFARRFVDLAMGTGRELARERYPAVTLEATGNFQNRIEEDAVMRGDLSRAGTLSALIAVGLILLATRRVAALAVVGVPVMVGLVVTFGVAQLSIGHLNVVTGFLVAILIGLGIEYGVHLCMRYWEERRTQASRDALATAVRGTFSGALTSALTNAAAFFVLILAQFHAFNQFGFLAGLGVLLAVFATYAMGPSLLAIAERLRPARRDEPLAAAAAPQAPAAPERQWRRWPTPVIAALALSVVGFAAYSVVIAPRLGFETDMRKLKGDSPASRLDDHVTEQLGQPLNPAIFLVDDLTQAARVEAVIAEVKARNGEDSVFLRTTSLNDLVPGDLQRREKEISGIRDLLHGLPESALSDPRLQEFQRMVAAKPYGVDALPVEVRRRFEATDGHGTFLLLFPSVSNYDTDDLKRWATQIDEVVEAATARGVEMSVLDSNRIAARIFALVRADGPLILWSAAAVVFLVILVSLRSLKRALLVTGPLFLGMTCLAGGMYLFGVQLNFINAVVLPNLLAIAVDNSVHLYHRYEEEGPGSLGKVVRHTGLAAVVATLSNAAGYGALLVANHQGLRSIGQIALLGVVCTFLGTTVFFPALLALLERWKERRSPVGRDGTVVRSLELGMTGEDAGSSGDRKSA; encoded by the coding sequence GTGGCCAGGTCTCTGCGGCAACGGTGGTTCGAGGGTTTCATCCAGGTGGCCGTCTCCCGGCCCTGGTACGTGCTGCTGGCCGCGGCATTGCTCACCCTCGGAGGTATGGCACTGGCGTCGCGGTTGGAGTTCCGCGGCTCCTTCGTCGAGCTCCTCCCCCAGGGGGCACGCGAAGTGCAAGACCTGACACGGGTGTCGCAGAAGGCCGGCGGCGACGGCTACCTGGTCATCCTGGCGAAGGGGGATACCCCGGAGCGGCTGAAGGCCTATGCGCGGGAGCTGAAGGCCCGGCTGGAGGCCCTCCCGGAGGTGCGCTACGTCGAGCACAGCTATGACGTGGAGTTCTTCCGCCAGCACGGCCTGTTGTTGTTGCCGGCGGATCGGCTGGCGGAGCTGCGCAAGGACCTCGCGGCGCGGGTGCGCTACGAGCGGCAGCAGGCCAATCCCTTCTACATCGATCTGGGCGCCACGCCGCCGCCGCCGTCGTTCGAGGAGATCTCCCGCAAGCACTCGCCGGACGTGTCGATGCGCGAGTACCTCTCCAACGCGGAGGGGACCGAGGTGTACCTCATGCTCAAGCCCATGGGGACGGCGGGGGACCTCGACTTCGCGCGGCGCTTCGTCGACCTGGCCATGGGCACCGGCCGCGAGCTGGCGCGCGAGCGCTATCCGGCGGTGACGCTGGAGGCCACGGGCAACTTCCAGAACCGCATCGAGGAGGACGCGGTGATGCGCGGCGACCTGTCGCGCGCGGGCACGCTGTCGGCGCTCATCGCGGTGGGGCTCATCCTGCTGGCCACCCGGCGCGTGGCGGCGCTGGCGGTGGTGGGCGTGCCCGTCATGGTGGGGTTGGTGGTGACGTTCGGCGTGGCGCAGCTGAGCATCGGCCACCTGAACGTCGTGACGGGCTTCCTGGTCGCCATCCTCATCGGCCTGGGCATCGAGTACGGCGTCCACCTGTGCATGCGCTACTGGGAGGAGCGGCGCACCCAGGCCTCGCGCGACGCGCTGGCGACGGCGGTCCGGGGGACGTTCAGCGGGGCGCTCACGTCGGCGCTGACGAACGCGGCGGCCTTCTTCGTGCTGATCCTGGCGCAGTTCCACGCCTTCAACCAGTTCGGCTTCCTGGCGGGGCTGGGCGTGCTGCTGGCGGTGTTCGCGACCTACGCGATGGGGCCGTCGCTGCTCGCCATCGCCGAACGGCTGCGCCCGGCGCGCAGGGACGAGCCGCTGGCGGCGGCCGCCGCGCCCCAGGCTCCGGCCGCGCCCGAGCGCCAGTGGAGGCGCTGGCCCACGCCCGTCATCGCCGCGCTGGCGCTCTCGGTGGTCGGCTTCGCCGCGTACTCGGTCGTCATCGCCCCGCGGCTCGGGTTCGAGACGGACATGCGGAAGCTGAAGGGGGACTCGCCGGCGTCCCGCCTGGACGACCACGTCACCGAGCAGCTGGGCCAGCCGCTCAACCCGGCCATCTTCCTGGTCGACGACCTGACGCAGGCCGCGCGGGTGGAGGCCGTCATCGCCGAGGTGAAGGCGCGCAACGGCGAGGACTCCGTCTTCCTGCGCACCACGTCGCTCAACGACCTGGTGCCCGGCGACCTCCAGCGGCGGGAGAAGGAGATCTCCGGCATCCGCGACCTGCTCCACGGCCTGCCCGAGTCCGCGCTCTCCGACCCCCGGCTCCAGGAGTTCCAGCGGATGGTGGCGGCGAAGCCCTACGGGGTCGACGCGCTCCCGGTGGAGGTCCGCCGCCGGTTCGAGGCCACCGACGGGCACGGCACGTTCCTGCTGCTGTTCCCCTCCGTGTCGAACTACGACACGGATGACCTGAAGCGCTGGGCCACGCAGATCGACGAGGTGGTGGAGGCGGCGACGGCGCGGGGCGTGGAGATGTCCGTGCTGGACAGCAACCGCATCGCCGCGCGCATCTTCGCCCTGGTCCGGGCGGACGGGCCGCTCATCCTCTGGTCCGCGGCGGCGGTGGTGTTCCTCGTCATCCTCGTCAGCCTGCGCAGCCTGAAGCGCGCGCTGCTGGTGACGGGGCCGCTGTTCCTGGGCATGACGTGTCTGGCCGGGGGCATGTACCTGTTCGGCGTGCAGCTCAACTTCATCAACGCCGTCGTGCTGCCCAACCTGCTGGCCATCGCCGTCGACAACTCCGTCCACCTCTACCACCGCTACGAGGAGGAGGGGCCCGGCTCGCTCGGCAAGGTGGTGCGGCACACGGGGCTGGCGGCCGTGGTGGCGACCCTGTCCAACGCCGCAGGCTACGGCGCGCTGCTGGTCGCCAACCACCAGGGATTGCGCAGTATCGGACAGATTGCGCTACTCGGGGTCGTGTGCACCTTTCTCGGGACCACGGTCTTCTTCCCCGCGCTGCTGGCGTTGCTGGAGCGGTGGAAGGAGCGGAGGAGCCCCGTCGGACGGGACGGTACCGTCGTTCGGAGTCTGGAGCTCGGAATGACCGGCGAAGACGCTGGGTCATCGGGGGATCGGAAATCGGCGTGA
- a CDS encoding aminotransferase class I/II-fold pyridoxal phosphate-dependent enzyme has translation MSDVFDKCSNWKDYRIAKATGLYPYFRVIEASHGATEVEIEGKRVIMVGSNNYLGLSADPRVKEAAIKATEKFGSTCSGSRLLNGTLSLHEELEAKLAKFLNREAALVISTGFQTNLALASILGRHDIVFSDRQNHASLVDGIRLSFATERKFRHNDMDHLEQLLAQAKPEAGKIIITDGVFSMEGDICNLPRIVELAKQYNARVMTDDAHAMGVLGDKGRGTSEYFGLEKETDLVMGTFSKSFASLGGVLAGPFEVINYIRHNARSVIFSASMTPGSIAAALKALEIIEAEPQRRARLLDIAEKMHNGFRAMGFDTGVSVTPVVPVHIGDQVKCFRFWRALHEAGVFANPVIPPAVEAGHALIRTSYMATHTDAQLDRVLDTFETIGRKLGVIPGTRPTVYEPVQIARPASAVRSNKASEKWAAGSAGMLADKGGITLEQLSRMSSREVAGKIFDAVEQLTWRAANLQPEDLRQLKAAPMKLWEKRGELPGLLLEKGAHFFMRNGTGTDGNPADRI, from the coding sequence ATGAGCGACGTCTTCGACAAGTGCAGCAATTGGAAGGACTACCGCATCGCGAAGGCCACGGGCCTCTATCCGTACTTCCGTGTCATCGAGGCGTCGCATGGCGCCACGGAGGTGGAGATCGAGGGCAAGCGGGTCATCATGGTGGGCTCCAACAACTATCTGGGCCTGTCGGCGGATCCGCGGGTGAAGGAAGCGGCGATCAAGGCGACCGAGAAGTTCGGTTCGACCTGTTCGGGCTCGCGCCTGCTCAACGGGACGCTGTCGCTGCACGAGGAGCTGGAGGCGAAGCTGGCCAAGTTCCTCAACCGCGAGGCCGCGCTGGTCATCTCCACGGGCTTCCAGACGAACCTGGCGCTGGCGTCGATCCTCGGCCGGCACGACATCGTCTTCAGCGACCGGCAGAACCACGCGTCGCTGGTGGACGGCATCCGCCTGTCGTTCGCCACGGAGCGCAAGTTCCGGCACAACGACATGGACCACCTGGAGCAGCTGCTCGCCCAGGCGAAGCCGGAGGCCGGGAAGATCATCATCACGGACGGCGTGTTCTCGATGGAGGGCGACATCTGCAACCTGCCCCGCATCGTGGAGCTGGCCAAGCAGTACAACGCCCGGGTGATGACGGATGACGCCCACGCCATGGGCGTGCTGGGCGACAAGGGCCGCGGCACCTCCGAGTACTTCGGCCTGGAGAAGGAGACGGACCTCGTCATGGGGACGTTCTCCAAGAGCTTCGCGTCGCTGGGCGGCGTGCTGGCCGGTCCGTTCGAGGTCATCAACTACATCCGCCACAACGCGCGCTCGGTCATCTTCTCCGCGTCGATGACGCCCGGCTCCATCGCCGCGGCGCTCAAGGCGCTGGAGATCATCGAGGCGGAGCCGCAGCGTCGCGCGCGCCTGCTGGACATCGCGGAGAAGATGCACAACGGCTTCCGCGCCATGGGCTTCGACACGGGCGTGTCCGTGACGCCGGTGGTGCCGGTGCACATCGGCGACCAGGTGAAGTGCTTCCGCTTCTGGCGCGCGCTGCACGAGGCGGGCGTGTTCGCCAACCCGGTGATTCCGCCGGCGGTGGAGGCGGGCCACGCGCTCATCCGCACGTCGTACATGGCCACGCACACCGACGCGCAGCTGGACCGGGTGCTGGACACCTTCGAGACCATCGGTCGGAAGCTGGGCGTGATTCCGGGCACCCGTCCCACGGTTTACGAGCCGGTGCAGATCGCCCGGCCGGCCTCCGCGGTGCGCTCCAACAAGGCCAGCGAGAAGTGGGCCGCGGGGTCCGCGGGGATGCTGGCGGACAAGGGCGGCATCACCCTGGAGCAGCTGTCGAGGATGTCCTCGCGCGAGGTCGCCGGGAAGATCTTCGACGCGGTGGAGCAGCTGACCTGGCGCGCGGCCAACCTGCAGCCGGAGGATCTGCGCCAGCTCAAGGCGGCGCCGATGAAGCTGTGGGAGAAGCGCGGCGAGCTGCCGGGCCTGCTGCTGGAGAAGGGCGCCCACTTCTTCATGCGCAACGGCACCGGCACCGACGGCAACCCCGCCGACAGGATCTGA
- a CDS encoding N-acetyltransferase — MALPAEPAAPSHTSPPLPSDVQVTPVRDAAAKMTFIRFPASLYAGDPNWVPPLEMERKDFLDPRKNPFFDYAEVELFLARRGREVVGRIAAIRNPRHMEIHGTKEGFFGLFECVNDAGVARALLETAGAWLKSRGLDTMLGPANFSSNQDWGLLIDGFDTPPAIMMPYNPTYYPALLETCGLTKAKDLFAFELSASAQPPEKVVRIAEKMRQREGITVRAVNLKDFPAEVERIRSIYNSAWEKNWGFVPFTDKEFDHLAKDMKTIVRPELVLIAEVKGEAVAFSMTLPDGNQAIKAANGRLTTFGLPIGLAKLVLASRRINRLRLITLGIKEGYRRRGLDAILYLDTLRTAHRLGYAGGEISWTLEDNHLVNRAIESMGGQRSKVYRVYQRPL, encoded by the coding sequence ATGGCCCTCCCCGCCGAGCCCGCCGCCCCGTCGCACACGTCGCCTCCCCTCCCCTCGGACGTCCAGGTGACGCCCGTGCGGGATGCCGCGGCGAAGATGACGTTCATCCGCTTCCCGGCGTCGCTCTACGCGGGGGATCCGAACTGGGTTCCGCCGCTGGAGATGGAGCGCAAGGACTTCCTCGACCCGAGGAAGAACCCGTTCTTCGACTACGCGGAGGTGGAGCTGTTCCTCGCGCGCAGGGGGCGGGAGGTCGTCGGGCGCATCGCGGCCATCCGCAACCCGCGCCACATGGAGATCCACGGCACCAAGGAGGGCTTCTTCGGCCTCTTCGAGTGCGTGAACGACGCGGGCGTCGCCCGGGCCCTGCTGGAGACGGCGGGGGCGTGGCTGAAGTCGCGGGGCCTGGACACGATGCTCGGCCCGGCCAACTTCTCCTCGAACCAGGACTGGGGCCTGCTCATCGACGGCTTCGACACACCGCCGGCGATCATGATGCCGTACAACCCCACGTACTACCCGGCGCTGCTGGAGACGTGTGGGCTGACGAAGGCGAAGGACCTGTTCGCCTTCGAGCTGTCGGCGTCGGCGCAGCCTCCGGAGAAGGTGGTGCGCATCGCGGAGAAGATGCGCCAGCGCGAGGGCATCACCGTGCGCGCGGTGAACCTCAAGGACTTCCCCGCGGAGGTGGAGCGCATCCGCTCCATCTACAACTCCGCCTGGGAGAAGAACTGGGGCTTCGTCCCCTTCACGGACAAGGAGTTCGACCACCTGGCCAAGGACATGAAGACCATCGTCCGGCCGGAACTGGTCCTCATCGCCGAGGTCAAGGGCGAGGCGGTGGCCTTCTCCATGACGCTGCCGGATGGCAACCAGGCCATCAAGGCGGCCAACGGACGGCTCACCACGTTCGGCCTGCCCATCGGCCTGGCGAAGCTGGTGCTGGCCTCGCGGCGCATCAACCGCCTGCGCCTCATCACCCTCGGCATCAAGGAGGGCTACCGGCGCCGGGGGCTGGACGCCATCCTGTACCTGGACACGCTGCGCACCGCGCACCGCCTGGGCTATGCCGGCGGGGAGATCTCCTGGACGCTCGAGGACAACCACCTCGTCAACCGCGCCATCGAGTCCATGGGCGGCCAGCGCTCCAAGGTCTACCGCGTCTACCAGCGCCCGCTGTAA
- a CDS encoding NAD-dependent epimerase/dehydratase family protein: MRILLTGGTGFIGKRLARRIVERGDTLTVLVRGSSRRESLAALGARFAVGDLTTGEGLAEAVRDVDCVIHLAGVTKAREPSGYFEGNAHGTRRLVEAMAALPHPPRLVHCSSLAAAGPSTPERPRREEDPPAPVSTYGRSKLGGEEAVREFADRVPSVIVRPPIVYGPGDTEFIPSILPMARLGVALKSGFGPKRYSLIHVDDLNTALLAAAAQGPTLDKADPARGVYTVSDGKEYAWEDVCTALAEALGRGRPTVVPVPNTVSYVVGLGSEAVARLRGTIPILNRDKVREMKCAAWTCSTERAARELGFVPAIPLSQGLAGTLASYAASGT; encoded by the coding sequence GTGCGCATCCTGCTCACCGGCGGCACCGGCTTCATCGGCAAGCGGCTCGCGCGCCGCATCGTCGAGCGCGGCGACACGCTCACCGTGCTCGTGCGCGGCAGCTCCCGCCGGGAGTCGCTCGCGGCGCTCGGGGCCCGCTTCGCGGTGGGTGACCTGACGACGGGCGAGGGCCTCGCCGAGGCCGTGCGCGACGTCGACTGCGTCATCCACCTGGCGGGCGTCACCAAGGCCCGCGAGCCGTCCGGCTATTTCGAGGGCAACGCCCACGGCACGCGCCGGCTGGTCGAGGCCATGGCGGCGCTGCCCCACCCTCCCCGGCTGGTGCACTGCTCGTCGCTCGCCGCCGCCGGTCCCTCTACGCCGGAGCGCCCGCGCCGCGAGGAGGATCCCCCCGCCCCCGTCTCCACCTATGGCCGCAGCAAGCTGGGCGGCGAGGAGGCGGTGCGCGAGTTCGCGGACCGGGTGCCCTCCGTCATCGTCCGGCCGCCCATCGTCTACGGCCCTGGCGACACGGAGTTCATCCCGTCGATCCTCCCCATGGCCCGTCTGGGCGTGGCGCTCAAGAGCGGCTTCGGCCCCAAGCGGTACTCGCTCATCCACGTGGACGACCTGAACACCGCGCTCCTCGCGGCGGCGGCCCAGGGGCCCACGCTGGACAAGGCGGACCCCGCGCGAGGCGTCTACACCGTCTCGGATGGCAAGGAGTACGCCTGGGAGGACGTGTGCACCGCGCTCGCGGAGGCGCTCGGCCGGGGACGCCCCACGGTGGTGCCGGTGCCCAACACCGTCAGCTACGTGGTGGGCCTGGGCTCCGAGGCCGTCGCGCGCCTTCGCGGCACCATCCCCATCCTCAACCGGGACAAGGTCCGGGAGATGAAGTGCGCCGCCTGGACGTGCTCCACCGAGCGCGCGGCGCGCGAGCTGGGCTTCGTCCCCGCCATTCCCCTCTCGCAGGGCCTTGCCGGGACGCTCGCGTCGTACGCCGCGTCCGGAACCTGA
- a CDS encoding MlaC/ttg2D family ABC transporter substrate-binding protein, translated as MIASLLAATLLAAAPGPLSVVKSGNADVQRAANAPGATVESLASVVEKFVDFEELAKRALGDKTWASLTPAQRKDFSQTMTGLLRASYAQKAIGQAQADVKYGKESIEGNEATVTTTLTLRKDQIPVDYRLYKAPKGDWRIYDVVTDEVSLVDTYKGQFQKLLGTKGFDGLLTTLKAKRAQLEKENAAQSAKGASGAGGAATGGSAPSPTK; from the coding sequence ATGATTGCCTCTCTCCTCGCCGCCACCCTGCTCGCCGCCGCGCCTGGTCCCCTGTCGGTCGTGAAGTCGGGGAATGCGGATGTGCAGCGCGCCGCCAATGCTCCGGGCGCCACCGTCGAATCCCTGGCCAGCGTCGTCGAGAAGTTCGTCGACTTCGAGGAGCTAGCGAAGCGCGCGCTCGGTGACAAGACGTGGGCCTCTCTCACGCCCGCCCAGCGCAAGGACTTCTCCCAGACGATGACGGGCCTGCTGCGCGCCTCCTACGCCCAGAAGGCCATCGGTCAGGCGCAGGCGGACGTGAAGTACGGCAAGGAGTCCATCGAGGGCAACGAGGCCACCGTCACCACGACGCTGACGCTGAGGAAGGACCAGATTCCCGTCGACTACCGCCTGTACAAGGCCCCCAAGGGTGACTGGCGCATCTACGACGTCGTCACCGACGAGGTGTCGCTCGTGGACACGTACAAGGGCCAGTTCCAGAAGCTGCTCGGCACCAAGGGCTTCGACGGCCTGCTCACCACCCTGAAGGCCAAGCGGGCGCAGTTGGAGAAGGAGAACGCGGCCCAGTCCGCCAAGGGCGCGAGCGGCGCGGGTGGCGCCGCCACCGGGGGCTCCGCGCCTTCGCCGACGAAGTAG
- a CDS encoding TolC family protein — protein sequence MRRHLDRGVTVALVLAATLSAAQFTPGTSGPGTTGSPGTTGTTGSTGTTGTTGSTGSTGGSTSGTSPGSSGTATPGSTPGSIPGTSTPGTTPSGTSVPNSQGTGAVTTTPGARGGTGNPESVPPGPTPITPETVDTATTSQRPGSKTVSPAPMRAPAQDAQQAGESVRETPDAQGTAAHAEPLTLAKLVERARATDSRVEEASAELAKFQALADQARWAWFPKFEISVGMGGPVPEAINDGRGGPVTKASEKGDLNFGKVGVTIFSNGNAVLPLYTFGKLTALKEAGAQGPIVGAALRERARAEAGFQAAQAYYSYQLARSGVQQMEDVTKRLDDAASRIAALLKEESPQVSQVDTYKVRYFQQVVAARKAEVLQGRTLALTAIGLLANVPPGEPVEVVEEDLPLEDEVSPPALERALMLAEQYRPEIAAIAAGIAAREKEVFIRERSYYPDVGLAGFYDVRFTTSATRQLSPFSYDPYNDRTAGVGLVMRGTFDIPIKDAQLAQARAELDKLRAQEKQIRAGIRLEVTKVHGDLVAAWAKAKAFTDAEKSARRWVTAAFASFDLGTGETRDLVDAFTAYAQVTADRSKSWFDVRLGMAALARVTGSPPASGE from the coding sequence ATGCGCAGACACCTGGATCGAGGCGTGACAGTGGCGCTGGTGCTCGCGGCCACGCTGTCGGCCGCGCAGTTCACCCCGGGCACCTCCGGGCCGGGCACCACCGGGTCGCCTGGAACGACGGGCACGACCGGGTCGACGGGCACGACCGGAACGACGGGTTCGACCGGGTCGACGGGCGGCTCGACCTCCGGAACGAGCCCCGGCTCGAGTGGCACGGCGACCCCTGGCTCCACGCCCGGTTCGATCCCTGGCACCTCGACGCCGGGGACGACCCCCTCGGGGACGAGCGTGCCCAACTCGCAGGGCACCGGGGCGGTGACGACCACGCCGGGCGCTCGTGGTGGAACCGGCAACCCGGAGAGTGTCCCTCCCGGCCCCACGCCCATCACCCCCGAAACCGTCGACACCGCGACCACGTCGCAACGGCCTGGTTCGAAGACCGTCTCTCCGGCGCCCATGCGCGCTCCCGCGCAAGACGCGCAGCAGGCCGGGGAGTCGGTGCGGGAGACGCCGGATGCCCAGGGGACCGCGGCCCACGCCGAGCCGCTGACGCTGGCGAAGCTCGTCGAGCGGGCGCGCGCGACGGACTCCCGCGTGGAGGAGGCCTCCGCGGAGCTGGCGAAGTTCCAGGCGTTGGCCGATCAGGCCCGCTGGGCCTGGTTCCCCAAGTTCGAGATCTCCGTCGGCATGGGCGGCCCCGTGCCCGAGGCCATCAATGACGGGCGCGGCGGCCCGGTCACCAAGGCGTCCGAGAAGGGCGACCTGAACTTCGGCAAGGTCGGCGTCACCATCTTCTCCAATGGCAACGCGGTGCTGCCGCTCTACACCTTCGGCAAGTTGACGGCGCTGAAGGAGGCGGGGGCGCAGGGGCCCATCGTCGGCGCCGCGCTGCGCGAGCGCGCCCGGGCCGAGGCCGGGTTCCAGGCCGCGCAGGCGTACTACAGCTACCAGCTCGCGCGCTCCGGCGTGCAGCAGATGGAGGATGTGACGAAGCGCCTCGACGACGCGGCCAGTCGCATCGCCGCGCTCCTCAAGGAGGAGTCACCCCAGGTCTCCCAGGTGGACACCTACAAGGTCCGCTACTTCCAGCAGGTGGTCGCGGCCCGCAAGGCGGAGGTCCTCCAGGGGCGCACGCTCGCGCTCACCGCCATCGGTCTGCTGGCCAACGTGCCCCCGGGCGAGCCGGTGGAGGTGGTGGAGGAGGACCTGCCGCTCGAGGACGAGGTGTCGCCGCCCGCGCTGGAGCGCGCCCTCATGCTGGCCGAGCAGTACCGGCCGGAGATCGCCGCCATCGCCGCGGGCATCGCCGCGCGTGAGAAGGAAGTGTTCATCCGTGAGCGCAGCTACTACCCCGACGTGGGGCTCGCGGGCTTCTACGACGTGCGCTTCACCACGAGCGCCACGCGGCAGCTCAGCCCCTTCTCGTATGATCCGTACAACGACCGCACCGCGGGAGTGGGGCTGGTCATGCGGGGGACGTTCGATATCCCCATCAAGGACGCCCAGCTGGCGCAGGCCCGCGCGGAGCTGGACAAGCTGCGCGCCCAGGAGAAGCAGATTCGAGCCGGAATCCGTCTGGAGGTGACCAAGGTCCATGGAGATCTGGTCGCCGCCTGGGCCAAGGCCAAGGCCTTCACGGACGCGGAGAAGAGCGCCCGTCGCTGGGTGACAGCCGCCTTCGCCTCGTTCGACCTGGGCACGGGCGAGACACGAGATCTGGTGGACGCCTTCACCGCCTATGCGCAGGTTACGGCCGACCGGTCGAAGAGCTGGTTCGACGTCCGGTTGGGAATGGCGGCCCTCGCGCGTGTCACGGGTTCGCCACCTGCTTCCGGTGAATAA